CAAGATGCGATCGCACATTCCAGTGGAGCAGCATTAAAACGTAAATGCGCTTTGGCTCAGCGCTAACCTGATCAACTAtcactttccattttcattttttgcgtgtgtgtgtgttcgcgACTCTCACCCGttcttgctttttgttttcctgtcaCACCACCGGCGGAGATGTAACTGCGTCCCGCTCCACAGAAAGTTAGGTCCCATTTCCGCCACATCCCAGTGTTTTCTTTGCGATATGGATTCATATTTATTGCTTCCATTTACTGTTGCACCAGCACCGCATTTTCCCCACTCAGCAAGCAGTGAGCGAAACGTACGAAGCGGGTGCAAGCACAGCGAATAATCGCGATCGAGAGGAAAGTGAATCTGTCGTCTCGCGATCGTTCACAGTGCGCAGCGTCGTTTGAAAACTGGCCACCGCCACGCCGGTGCGTTGATTTTTAGGTCAACAGGTACCGGGCAACTTGTGGAACACGGGTCGCCAGCATTTATGCTGCGACGGTGAGGATCGAACGCgcgctgctgcttctggttttttgtttctccacGCACCGGTTGGATGGTGTCTCAAGCCAGCGGACACCGGGTTAGGAAATCGAAAACCAATCGCGCCATGTTGTCTGCTGGCCTAGATGTCATCGCGGTACCGATACGGTTGCTCCATCTCGCGGCGGGAAAAACAAGTGTCTTCGTTGAATGCTAAATTGAAGCTGGTGATTCAGCACCGCGGTTCCATATGTCAAAGCAGCAGGAGACTGGTGCAACGTTCGCGGCAAAATGTACGAGCTTActttttgaatggttttttttttccttctcccgaTCGGTGTCAACCTGTGCTTCCCGCCGGGCCGCCGTGTCGAATGTGCTTCATCAATTTATTACCGTGACCAACCGTTCCCATCGCACGGGAGAACCACCCGATGTACAAGGCGCGCTCGTCTCGCGAGCCGCCGAGACGTACTTATCTAAAGAGCAGCCCCCCTTCAAACCGGGGCGCAAAATATTAATCATCCCGCCAAATATCCGGCCGGAATGGTGAAATTTCACATATACGGtcgggacggttttttttttctatgtgtgACAGGTTTCCCATCCCTTTTTCATTAACGGGACGAGCAGCGGGACGAGCAGCATCGATCGTACAGCTTTTTGACACTTGATCGAGCCGGCTACGCGCGGTACCCGAACTGTTTACTTTCACATTTTTGTCTCCCGAAATGTTTCGTGGCCCAACCCCACGGAGGGGACGGAACCCATTGTGGGCTTTAAGTATCGCCCGAGGCACAATAAAGCAGTGGCGctgtaacaacaaaaattcCACACGGGACAAACGAAACATACGAGGGCACAAGCGATACGTAAATGAGCTGATGAGATGATGTGCGCGAGTGGATTTCTCGCTTAATGATCGCGTTCGCTAAAAAGGACGCTCTCGTCCAAATCACACCAAAAGTGTCGATGGAATGTAACCGCAGCTCTTCCCATTTCACTTTCAGGCTCGGTTTGGCGGCACAGCTAACCGGCGGTTCGTGCGGTGTAAATGGTGGTCAACCGGGTGGACCGGGTGCAATTCCGATCATGGACGGTGGCCCAGGACGCAAGAGGATGCCGCGCCGGTTCGAATCACCCCGTCGCTTTCCGGACTCTTCGCATGGCAGTGATACGGGCACGGCCAGTACGCGGGAATCGGAGTGTTCCGAGGAACAGCAACATTCGCCGACTTCGGGGCCGGTCTCACCATTGATCAGCCAGTCCAAGCTGTACGATTCGCTGGCGGCCGAACTGCGGGAGAAGCTCAGCGGCGGtgtgccactgctgctgcccaCAAAAGAACCGGACCACAAGAAGGAACCCGTGCACGGTTCTAATGATGCCGCAGCACGACGGTAAGTAGCTTAAACACTGCAGGAAAATCTTGGTGGAGTCCCTTCACGACTTGTCCCTCATTCTTCTGCCAGGTTCCGCAACGGTTGTCTGACCGGCTCGATCACACCATCGGCGGGTGTAAATCAAAAGCATGGCGTATCATCCCGTGGATCTTCCGGCATCGGCTCGGATCTGGCCCCGAGCCCGGAACGACACGATCCCCAAAGCTCAAGCGGTAAGTAACCTGGACCTCGGGTGGAATCTTTGATGGGTTCATTCGCACTTGCTTTATGGTTGATTTATGCGCGGAATCGGAAGGGTTGCGCAGGTGCAGCGTGAGTAATTGCGCGAATTACACGCAAGCAGGCATCGGaggcagcatcagcaacaaaaCGTGTTAAGCCACTTTCTCACGGGGTTAATTAATTAGAAATGGAAAAGCGATGCGGTTTTTTTGTGCGCGTTGTTGTGATGTTCCTTGTTTTAGTATTATTTATTCCACGAGCTTTGCCGAACCTGCCACGGCGGTGCAGCATCTTCACCGGAGCGCCGGAGGGCACCACATATGCATACAGACCAAACAAGTTAAACCGGCGTGAGCGAGCATGCGATTAACGTCGCTTGAACTTTCACTACACCTAGAGCCGCCCCGGGATTGGCACACGTacgaaaggttttttttttttattattattttggggaggTAAGAGATGTGCAACAtcaatttgtttactttccattAAGGAAGGACCGGACTGTCAAAAGGCAAGAGGAGGCAGCTCTGGACGCACCGGTGTCAAACCGTTTAGTCGATTCCGGCTGGAAGTGGTTGATGGGTTTTATTTAGATGCACCCGCACGCAGATACTTTCTAATGATGCAACTGTTTCTGCACAACAGCTGAGATTAGTGGTACAATGAAAAGTACAATGGCATTTGGCATGCattggggagggaaaaacaaactggAAGCGCTGCATCTGGGAATGTAATCGCATCAAACATTTTGGCTGTCAATGTAAAAAGGCACGTGCCGTTGATGGAAATGACGACCGTCATCTTTCCTTTATGACTTTTTACATTATTCACACTGCCGGATAATCCGAGAATATTATCGGGAGCCGGTTAAGATAAGGTTTTATTCTACAGTAGTTTTACAATGGAGCACAATTTACTGAATCACGCAAATCAATAAGATAAATGGGAAGTTTGTCCGTGAAACACAACAGATCGTACTGAATCGCCAAAAGTTGATAAGGAATCGTGTGCACCGATTTAGTGAATGTCAGGCATGTTTATATATTCAGGTTCAGGTGTTCAGGTGCCTGTGTATATATTCAGGTCAGGTACAGGagttgaaatataaaatgcaatttttgatGATTAAATTTAACGAAAATCTAGTTACTGAACTAAACAAGACTTTTAATTCCTATTCTTTACATCATTTGGTTACAATTGcattaaatattatattttttattacaactcTTGAACCCGCCTGTATGTAAATAGCTTGACcgatttgacattcactaaaaTGTGCACGCGATACCATATCCAGTGTTGTTGATTCAATAACgatttttgtgtttcactatcaaacaTCCAGTTTTTCTTAACCGTTTGCGTGATTATGTTAGTAGTGCACGCAATATTCATTTTGTTGTGAAACCCTGTTAGGTCAAGACACGATCCATAAGACACTAAGCTAGAGATGGCTTCTGCAAGTGATCACCTGTCTAAGTATTCGCAAAGCTAGATACTAATCAATTATGGCGATCGGaggagaaccggtgtgttccaGTTATGATCCTAATCCAAAATGGAGTTGTCTCCAACTCTTGGTATGATCTTTCATGCTGTAGAATTAAGCTTAGATTGTGTAACTCCTGCTTGTCTTTCTTTACTGATTCGTGTTTTCTCCCTCTTTTTTCTAAACAGAGGACGAATGGGTGAACGACCAAGAACCGACTCTGAACGGCAATTCGCATCACCATTCTGGTGGCCGACCGGCCGAGCGCTATCTGGACGATCAGCCGGTGACACGCATGAGCAAGTACCGTGACGCACCGCCGCCAACGACGTACCTGTACCCGAATGTACGGGACGAGCCGAGCCGTGTACGGCATCAGCGTTCGTCGAGCCGCGAGGAGGATCGCAGTCTGCAGGGCTCGGTAAACTCGCGCGAGGAGGAAGTGAAACCGATCATCACCAACCACACACCTCGCTACCGGAATGCGTACAAACCCGTGGACGGGTATGGGTTGGAAGAGCGCAAGAAGAAAATCACCATCGAGGACAAGTACGTGGATGAGCGTGACGGTGGTCGAAGAAGTGGCCGATATGGTGGAGCAGATGACCGTGCGTTGGAACACCGTGGAGAGGTTGAGTTCGAGTACGGGAAGCCACAGCCGGATGCGAGACGGTACTTTGAGGAGGAGTACGAGCGTGATCGCTATCGTGAGAATCTGACCGATCGGCAGAAGTACCGTGAGATGCCCGCCGAAGGTGGTAAATACCGTGGCAAGGAGTACGATCGTCGAGCACCGGCTCAGGTGGCGTACGCGGATCGTGCTGATTATCGCGAATATTCACCGGAACGTATCCCACCGATGGTGTCTGGACGTGGCAAGTACGCTGCCCAGGATCATTTCGGCGAACGGCAGGATTTCAAGGTAGAGCGCGAAGGATATCACCGTTCGCCACCGGCACACAAGACCGATCGGATGAGGTACGCTCACGCGGAAGATACGCACGACAGCGCTGATAGGCGGCCGATGTACCGGTCGGGCCCGGAAGAGGAAGGATACCGCGAGGACAGACGCTACGCTGGTCACGAGGAAGCACCGAAACGCACCAGTTACAAGCTGGCGGATAAGTACGAGGAACGCTGGCGCCAGGAGATGTCTGCGGGTTACGGAGACGTTGAACCGTCGACCGGACGCCGTTATCATCGGGAGGAATCGAAGCACGTgcagccaccaccaccaccacagccaCCGGCGGACACGTGGAAACCGTTAGAACCGCGCAAGAAGTCCGTCGAGATACGGACCAGCTCGCCGGAATCGACCATGCATCGTATCTCGCCGAAGGACCGGTTCCAGACGGCGAAGGAAAAGTTCCAGCAGATGGAGCGCGAGCGTCACGAACAGGAGCGGCTCGAGCAGGAACGTTTGGAGCGTGAACGGCTGCTGCACAGCAAGCGGACGGTGGACCATGCGCCTGCACCACGCCGTGGTTCGCTCGAGCCGGCGTCGGCGGTCAGTTCGCATGATAGCAATGGTTGGAGTTCGGAAGAGGAACAGCTGCCCCCGCGAGGCCATCCGCGCTCGAACGGCAGCTTGAGCGGGTCCGGTGTGAATGGTTCGATGGGTCCGGGAGGCTACCGGGAGCTATCGCCGGAAGAGCGTTACCCGGGACTGGATCGTGATCCGGGACGCGACGTCGGACGACGCATGATGCCGGCCAAAAGTTTGACCAATCTGGTGAAGGGCTATCGGCACAGTTACGCAGAGCCACGGCCACCGCCAGTTTCGCGTAGCAGTGGCCGCGTTGGGTTGGCCGCAGTTAATccgtactaaaaaaaaaaagttgacaGCTGAAGAAGAGTCAGTCAGGGGCGGACCGTAGGTTCTTTAGAGAGGCAGCCCGAAGCCAGAACAACAAATACTCGACGCGCAGGTAGATGTAGCCGTAGCCGTAGATTATTatacgcgtttttttttctttttggttttcaATGTGCCTTATAGTGTTTATGGTTGGAAGCATAACTTTAGCCACCGTGCGTGGTGGGCGTTGTACATTGCTGCGGTTCTAAATACAATatgaacaatttttaagcaaTAAAATCACATTATAGCCGACGAAAACGGATACTGTTTAATCACTGGCTTATATACATCACCTGTTAGCGACCCCCAAGTGGAAGATTAGTACAtctaaaccatcattttatttatattaccCTTACTCTAGTATGAAACATTCAGACCGAAACGGCTGTAAATGCGTCTGATATGCTTAAAGTCGGATCACATTTTCTTGTACGGATATTGACTGACTTCAACCACTGGACGTGTGCTGATCCGCTCAAGATGGCGGTTCACATGACAGAGGTAGATGGCGACACTGGTCGCCAGCAGGAATAGTATCGCAAACACTGCTGCCAACGTCATCCATAGCCACTGCTTTGTGCTTGGCGGTTCAACGTTCGCTGAGCCATGCTCAGTAGTGGTGACGGTCGTCGTAGACGGCCTCGGGGACACCGTCGTGGAGTACGGGAAGCTCGGTTGGTGTGTTGTGCTGGTAATGACCGGCTGTGTTGAAGTGTCATCTCGCGGCGCATTGGTGGTGGTCGTTGTTAGTGTCTCGGTGGTGGTGCTAGTGGTAGTAGTCTCTACCGTTATGGTCGTTTCTTCCGTCGACATTTCAGTGGTGGCTGTTGTTTCGTCCGCTTCGGTTGATAACACCGTGGACGGGAATGTTtccgtcgtcatcgtcatcgttgtATCGAGAggaggtgttgttgttgtgacaGGTTGTTGAGTGGTTGTTTCCGCAGCAACCGTTGTTGTGGTGGTTGTTGCAGCGTCGGTAGATGACGGTGCAGCAACGGTTGTTGAAAACTCATCAATTTCGCTACACTCCTCGGTTTCTACCTCGTAGTTGAATATGGTCAAGTACTCTATCGCCAAATCACTTCCGGCGTTGATGTTGGCTTCAATTTGAATCTAGGGAAGGATAAAAAGGATAAAACAGTACACGTAACACCGTTGCATCCAATCTGGTCTTCCTTTCCGTATTACCCTCGCCTTCTTCACAGTTTTGTTGAGCTTCTCGCGGAACAATGCCCACCCTTCCGTGGAGCTAGCCGTGCGCCAAACCTCAACCAGCGTCGCTTTATTGTCCGAATCCATACGATCTtcatcaaacacacgcaccTCCAGCGTAGCACCACTATCAAACACCAGGTTGTAAGCCATACGCAGCTCGGTTTCTTCGTTGAACGAGTAGGTATCCACCGTTTCACCACACGTTAGTCCTTGCCAGCGGTGGGACAGATAGTACGCCGCCTCCGGACGATACGGTCCGAAGAGATCCGACGCATCGTACCGTTTCGCGATAAACTCTTGCTTATAATCACACTTGTGCAGCGAAGAAAGTGTCGCCTCGTCGAAGTCTATCTGCGTACAGGAGGTGGACCCATCTTCCGGATCGTCCAACGCGCTGATCACGATCGCGCCCAcagccacccaccataccGAAACGATCGCTTTGCGCAACATACTCCAACAAAATCAACCTGTTCGGTTGCACACTTCGCCTTCAAATTACCTGGCGCCACCGCAAGCATTCAGTGCCTGGAGCACCTAATGTATTGGCAGATGTCAATCAAGATGTACAATCCTTCCGGCGACTGTGACTCCGGTGACGGCTTTATAAATCGGTTATCGAAACTGCGGTCCACTGTCAGCACTCGATGTTTAGTGCTTTGATTGATAGTTTTAACGATTTATTGCTTACGTTCTTCAGACGGGTATGGACATCACGGGAATGGCGAACAGACAAAACGAACGTACCGCCGCCAGCTCAGATTACTGGTCCCAGGACCGTGCTGCAGTGCTGCTCGAGAGTACTAAATTACCCGCCATCAATAGTAGACAGTGTGAATGCATTGGGTGAAGCTCAATTTACAACCGTTGCCAATCCATCGGTAAAGTGTTGTAAACCGTAGCAGCATTGCTGTAAGACTTAATCCGTGGAAGTATTTTGAAGCCATCCTGGAATGTATGACACGCCCAATGACATCAGTTGATAGCGAGTGTACTTTAGCCTATTGATAGTGTTTCAAGAGCTTTGGATTAGCCGTTGTTATGATACTCGAGGGACAGTTTGTGGTAACAAATAAGTTCAAGGCAGTGTCAACTGTCACTATACTACCGATTGAGGTTAAGTACTTACATTAAGATATCAAAGCGAATGCTATCGATAAACTATTTGACGCGTCTAGGTCTATTTTGTTGGAGAGCTACAGCCATATAACTACTCGCTCGCACTAATTAGCAGCCACTTACATATCACTTCGTCTTTCACATTCAATCATCATTCTTCAATCGGCAATCAATCATGCGTTCCTTAGCTAATTTAATCACATCTCCCAACAAAAGATGTCTCCACCACCTTTCAATCACCGCCACAAGTGACCGTATCAGTGATTGGTGAGTGAATGAAATCACAGCCACCGGACTGATAGGCGATGTTTCCTGCGTTACTGGCTGATAAGACGTTGACACCCTATCGCACACGTACCGGCATCAGTTTTTAGTCTCCGGTCGGCAGTGCCCTGCACACGATAGCGTGGGGGAGGTGAGGTGTCGATAATGCGGTGATGTGGCCATCCCAGCCGGAACCACGGTTGACATTCTAGCGGCACGGGACCGGTTTATCTTGCCTTATCGCTTTATCAGCTTCATCTATGTAGGCCTGTGTGGATTAAACGCGTGATCCTTACCTTGCGTATCGCTGAACGCTGTTTTCATCGGTCTCCGCTCAAACGGGGCAGTCAGTCGGTTGGACACAGTGAGTCTTCCAGTGTTCCCCTCCAAGTGCGTCGTTTAAGTGAAACGGACAACACGATGGAACACAACCGAATTGATCAGCGCGTGGTccggcgtgtgtgtgcgatcgTAGCCGTGGTATTACCGGCACTCATCGATGGACATGTCATCCAGGCCGCCGACTCCGCACAGGAACGGAATGGCAATGCAAGCGCCTTTGCCGGGACCGATGCCGAAACGGCCTGGATGGTGACCGGGATCATCTTTATCGTGCTGTTTGCGTTAGCGGTCATCGTGTGCATATATCTGTGGTATCTGCGGAATGCGAAAGTGAAGGAACTACGCCACCTGCAGAGCATTCGGGCGAGCAAGGACCATCAGAATGTTTGGTACGGTGGGGGAGGCGGAGGTAGCGGTCGACACATGTGAGCCGTGGTGCGGTGAACGGTTGTGAATCACGGTCCCACGGTCACTGCTGTGCAAATGCAGCACAAACCCCTTGCCGGTCCGTCACACTATCTTATCGAATGGGGCCAAATTCTATCGAAAATGGATGTTTCACAACACCAGCGGTGGTGATGACGGAAGTGTTTCGGATTTTGAAGCTGTTGTATTCCATTAAGTCTAGCAACTAAGAACGATTTTCTAGTGTACGGTGCGTCTGTAgtttgaatgtgtgtgagGTGGACGTAGCAAAATGGTGACGAATAAAGTAGGCATTGCTGTTACTCGAAAATTGTGATCCGCTTACATTTGTTCTCTTCCTCTACTCGGCTCTATGAGCTCAGCTGGAATCGTTATCTATCATGAGTGGTGACCTTCGCTAGAATAGTGGTTTTTGTGGCAGCTCCACAACTAAAATGGATCGTCAATATGACAGATTTAAGTCCTATATCGTGCTTGTTGTTGAGTCACTGACTCTACCATATGACTAGCAGAGTTGTGTCCAATTGGTCAAAGATACACATCAACTTGAGGgtggccggtggtgtattaATCGCGGCGCTGGTCTTTACAccacaggaccggtccaaaatcccatacGGACCAATGCCCCGTTGCGAGGACTCCCAATCCGTCTTcttggtaaaattaagtctagtaagccaaaGAAAGCAGGCATGACCTTAGAAGGTCTTTACGCCAGAACTAGAGAGTATGGTGTGAAGATCTTCAACCAAAGTCCTCATTAAACCAACCAAGGATATGTACAGAACTGAAACCCGTCTTGTAGTTTCAATACGTGAATAATTGTACCTTGCCTTTATTTATCGTTTCTAATACACAGTTAAATTATTGTTAGGTTCATATATATTGTTATTGCTGGTGGTTAACATTTCTTACGGTTATTGAGATCTCCCTCTCTGCCTCTGTCACTGTGAACTCTGGTGCCCCGTATAGAGAAGATAACAGGACACACTCGCACCACCAACCCATTGGAAGCAttgttttgctggttttttttttgtttgtttgttttgcgctgTCACATTCGGAGGCGTATGATCAAATCAAAGTACATCGAACatcgtacacatacacaccaaaaacaacaaaaaaaaatcgtacaaaaCTAGAAATATCACAATCGGTTCCGCAAAGACGCACGGCAAAAATGGCCAAATCCGGCAGCGCTAATCGCAACCAAGCAGTTTCAGTAGAGAcaatggtttgtgtgtgtgtgtgtgtgtttgtgtattttttgtgtttgtttgtttgctaacaATTTTGAAGTTGTGGAAGACCGACCGTTTGAgcaaaaacagcaaagaaaGTGGAAAGCTTTTGCTTTAGTGTATAACCGCTAACGTAGCTTACTGCACTAACATCGAACGTTGAAGCATAACACGTGCAATTCCTTTCGAAGCGCATTGTTGATTGGGGGGAGAAAAGGTAACGGAAACAGGGAACAGGAAGTAATAGTGGCCTACTTGTAACACGATGTAAAAGTACCTATAGCAGCTAGGCGATTGTATAGTGAAGGTACGTTCCTCGGAGGTCGTCGAGGAGTTGCCTAACCTAAGATTGCCAACGTAGCGTATCAATATTCACACGAGGGCCGCAATAGAATAGTTTTGATAGTATTTTTGATAACATTTTGCACACATTGTTTGTTTCGTATCTGTAAGCGTACTGTATGTATGTGGAGGGAAGCGACCACCTCCTGCTCCGGTTCGTTGCCAgccgaaaaaaaggtaattcGAGCGGTTGGTGTTTTTGTATTCGGTTTCCGTCCCGGCCGCGCGCGGGTGGCTTACTTGGCAATCTTTTTCATCTGATCCGTCTGATGCTTCATCGAGTACGTCGCGTTATCGGCCTTGTACAGCAACGAATCGAGTTTGTCCAGCTGCGTCGTCACCTTGTTGCCGAGATCTGCCGCAGCCGCTTTGGTCACCGTCGCATCCGACGCAGCATTCAGATCCTTCATCGTGTCCAGCGTGTCAAGTGCATCGTTGATGGATTTGCCCTCGGACACACCAGCCGGCTCATTGCTCGGTGTCGATGGGCGAAGCTTTAGCAGGCTGGTCAAACTACCGCACGCCACCTTAAACTTGTTAATCTTTTGCTGCGTCGCCGTTAGGATGCTGTTCAGCTCATCCATCTTGCCGGAAGTGCCCTGTACGGATTCCTCTTGCAAATCCACCTCCTGGAAGGGTTTGTTGGGGCAGAAAGTTAATAAAGCGTACACGCAGCGAAGGAAATCCGTTTCGGGACGACTTGCCTTCAACTGTTCCGTGAGCTGCTCCTCCACTTCCGTCTCCTGTCTGAGCTTCATCTTCGCCTCAAACTCCTCCCGACTGGGATGGGCCAGCCCAAGCAGTTCCGCTCGCATACACTCATATTCGTACGTACCTTCGGCCatggtttcgtttcgattcttGGCTCGTTTCGGTTACACTACGGTGCTCTCTACACTAATCGTTACACTACCCGTCCACTAAACGAGAAGGACGCTTTGTTTTGGTGTGAAAACGGACTGCTACTGCGTTCCAGATAACCTTCTTCTACCTTTCGGGCTAATGTCAATAGCGTATTGATTGGCGTTTCGCATGTCATTGGCGTGCGTTCTTCTTTAGCACGCGCACTGCGCATGGTCGAATATTTCTGCAGCAGTCGTTTTTAAAATGGCCGGTAAAAACATACCGTTAGCTCGGTGGTGTAGGTATTAACAAGTATGGAGGCTAATAACAGAATAAACACAAAGTTAAAATCACGGAAAAATTGTACCTTTATACATTGAATAAggtaaaaaatgcatttattcAAGCACATTGCATAACTCAAAGGTTAGTcataaaatgtatgcaatttgtatgacaaaatgacaAAGCAGTGATTAGTAGAAGTTATAACGACAGAATTATGCTTCTTCGTATACGCCTGCAGATATGCAATTACGCTGTATTACGCGATATGAAGCTGCGaacaaattgcataattttaggaGGAAAGCTGTTTTTCTGAAGCTGTGTTGTG
This region of Anopheles marshallii chromosome 2, idAnoMarsDA_429_01, whole genome shotgun sequence genomic DNA includes:
- the LOC128707003 gene encoding uncharacterized protein LOC128707003; protein product: MALRLRKDVQKASYYVWFLGAQEAKALRGTRSLLPMIPRMVEKSKEQEPLKVTLQVSHKGLKIVQGSAKHFIPHGAITCTVQTEDIVACTLLLYNPATKCPLHVHAYRCDSELTAQALHDQLQVLINRPENQKRFTELEARLGLAAQLTGGSCGVNGGQPGGPGAIPIMDGGPGRKRMPRRFESPRRFPDSSHGSDTGTASTRESECSEEQQHSPTSGPVSPLISQSKLYDSLAAELREKLSGGVPLLLPTKEPDHKKEPVHGSNDAAARRFRNGCLTGSITPSAGVNQKHGVSSRGSSGIGSDLAPSPERHDPQSSSEDEWVNDQEPTLNGNSHHHSGGRPAERYLDDQPVTRMSKYRDAPPPTTYLYPNVRDEPSRVRHQRSSSREEDRSLQGSVNSREEEVKPIITNHTPRYRNAYKPVDGYGLEERKKKITIEDKYVDERDGGRRSGRYGGADDRALEHRGEVEFEYGKPQPDARRYFEEEYERDRYRENLTDRQKYREMPAEGGKYRGKEYDRRAPAQVAYADRADYREYSPERIPPMVSGRGKYAAQDHFGERQDFKVEREGYHRSPPAHKTDRMRYAHAEDTHDSADRRPMYRSGPEEEGYREDRRYAGHEEAPKRTSYKLADKYEERWRQEMSAGYGDVEPSTGRRYHREESKHVQPPPPPQPPADTWKPLEPRKKSVEIRTSSPESTMHRISPKDRFQTAKEKFQQMERERHEQERLEQERLERERLLHSKRTVDHAPAPRRGSLEPASAVSSHDSNGWSSEEEQLPPRGHPRSNGSLSGSGVNGSMGPGGYRELSPEERYPGLDRDPGRDVGRRMMPAKSLTNLVKGYRHSYAEPRPPPVSRSSGRVGLAAVNPY
- the LOC128717792 gene encoding uncharacterized protein LOC128717792; its protein translation is MLRKAIVSVWWVAVGAIVISALDDPEDGSTSCTQIDFDEATLSSLHKCDYKQEFIAKRYDASDLFGPYRPEAAYYLSHRWQGLTCGETVDTYSFNEETELRMAYNLVFDSGATLEVRVFDEDRMDSDNKATLVEVWRTASSTEGWALFREKLNKTVKKARIQIEANINAGSDLAIEYLTIFNYEVETEECSEIDEFSTTVAAPSSTDAATTTTTTVAAETTTQQPVTTTTPPLDTTMTMTTETFPSTVLSTEADETTATTEMSTEETTITVETTTTSTTTETLTTTTTNAPRDDTSTQPVITSTTHQPSFPYSTTVSPRPSTTTVTTTEHGSANVEPPSTKQWLWMTLAAVFAILFLLATSVAIYLCHVNRHLERISTRPVVEVSQYPYKKM
- the LOC128719038 gene encoding uncharacterized protein LOC128719038, giving the protein MAEGTYEYECMRAELLGLAHPSREEFEAKMKLRQETEVEEQLTEQLKEVDLQEESVQGTSGKMDELNSILTATQQKINKFKVACGSLTSLLKLRPSTPSNEPAGVSEGKSINDALDTLDTMKDLNAASDATVTKAAAADLGNKVTTQLDKLDSLLYKADNATYSMKHQTDQMKKIAK